In Pleurodeles waltl isolate 20211129_DDA chromosome 5, aPleWal1.hap1.20221129, whole genome shotgun sequence, one genomic interval encodes:
- the LOC138296867 gene encoding zinc finger protein 268-like: MSEVFFVFFFPFFFFLIYNTYRGSFKMEKHLVVRLTNEHPYKCSECDKAFRSKQSLKQHHITHTDQRPYTCTKCQKAFKSKAVLVVHQRIHSGMRPNTCTECTKAFRTKAHLMVHQRTHTGEKTHVCTKCYQFFKTEMDLMLHQGTHSEDRSFQCTECGKAFRTKHSLKLHQITHSEERPYQCTECQKTFKLKHSLAAHQQIHSGVKPHTCTECAKAFGTKGDLIVHQKKHTDERPFQCTECQKAFKLKRVLMVHQHIHTGVKPYPCIECAKAFSTKGQLTVHHRTHTNEKPHVCTKCDKGFTTKGDLMRHQSTHSAERPFKCTECGKDFSQKSTLTAHQQIHTGEKPYKCTQCEKTFRTTKELKLHASSHFEERPYECGACEKAFKTKQVLLLHQRIHTGEKPHNCTECDKAFRTKRCLNVHHRIHTGEKPYDCTECGMAFRTSGAVMVHQRCHSEERLFKCTECDKSFKVKQCLMLHQRTHTQEKPYKCTECDKTFRSNQHLIRHRVTHSTERPYECTECDKTFKMKQMLMLHQRIHTGEKPHKCGKCDQGFHSKVLLMLHHRDHTGEKPFKCIVCDKAFKLKGDLVVHQRIHTGEKPYSCAECDKPFRTGSALRLHQRTHSNKKKNPINVFNVGKVLK, encoded by the coding sequence ATGAgcgaagttttttttgttttcttttttccttttttcttctttcttatatACAACACGTACAGGGGCTCGTTCAAAATGGAGAAACATCTAGTAGTACGTCTGACGAATGAACACCCATATAAGTGTAGTGAATGTGACAAGGCCTTTAGGTCAAAACAGAGTTTAAAGCAGCATCACATAACCCACACTGACCAAAGACCATACACGTGTACCAAATGTCAAAAGGCATTTAAATCAAAGGCAGTGCTTGTGGTCCATCAGCGAATCCACTCTGGGATGAGACCAAATACATGCACTGAGTGTACCAAGGCATTCAGAACAAAGGCTCATCTAATGGTGCATCAGAGAACCCACACCggtgaaaaaacacatgtttgtaCCAAATGTTACCAGTTCTTTAAAACAGAAATGGATCTAATGCTGCATCAAGGAACACACTCTGAAGATAGATCATTTCAATGTACTGAATGTGGCAAGGCCTTTAGGACAaaacacagtttaaaactgcatcagATAACCCACAGTGAGGAAAGACCATACCAATGTACTGAATGTCAAAAAACATTCAAATTAAAACATTCACTTGCAGCACATCAGCAAATCCACTCTGGGGTGAAACCACATACATGTACTGAATGTGCAAAGGCATTTGGAACAAAGGGCGATCTAATTGTGCATCAGAAAAAACACACAGATGAAAGACCGTTCCAATGTACTGAATGCCAAAAAGCATTCAAACTAAAACGTGTGCTTATGGTACATCAGCATATCCACACTGGAGTGAAACCATATCCATGTATTGAATGTGCCAAGGCATTTTCAACAAAGGGACAGCTAACGGTGCATCACAGAACCCACACAAATGAAAAACCACATGTTTGTACCAAGTGTGACAAGGGCTTCACAACAAAAGGAGATCTAATGCGGCATCAAAGTACTCACTCTGCAGAGAGACCATTTAAATGTACTGAATGTGGCAAGGATTTCTCACAAAAATCAACACTAACAGCACATCAGCAAATCCACACTGGTGAAAAACCATATAAATGCACACAATGTGAGAAAACATTCAGAACGACAAAAGAGCTAAAGCTCCATGCGAGCAGCCACTTTGAGGAGAGACCATATGAATGTGGTGCTTGTGAAAAGGCTTTCAAGACCAAACAAGTTCTACTGCTACACCAGAGAATCCACACTGGTGAAAAACCTCATAActgtacagaatgtgacaaggcTTTTAGAACAAAAAGATGCCTAAATGTACATCACAGAatccacactggggaaaaaccctaTGATTGTACTGAATGTGGCATGGCTTTTAGGACAAGTGGGGCAGTAATGGTACATCAGAGATGCCACTCCGAAGAAAGACTATttaaatgtacagaatgtgacaagtCGTTCAAAGTAAAACAATGTCTAATGTTGCACCAGAGAACCCACACTCAGGAAAAACCttataaatgtactgaatgtgacaagACTTTTAGATCAAACCAGCACCTAATAAGACATCGTGTAACCCACTCCACGGAAAGACCATATGaatgtactgaatgtgacaagACTTTTAAGATGAAACAAATGCTGATGCTACATCAGAGAATTCACACTGGTGAAAAGCCACATAAATGTGGCAAATGTGATCAGGGTTTTCATTCAAAAGTACTGTTAATGCTACATCACAGAGATCACACTGGTGAAAAGCCATTTAAATGTATAGTGTGTGATAAGGCTTTCAAGCTAAAAGGTGACCTAGTGGTTCATCAGAGAATCCACACAGGTGAAAAACCATACAGTTGTGCTGAATGTGACAAGCCCTTTAGAACTGGAAGTGCATTAAGACTGCATCAAAgaacccactccaataaaaaaaaaaaccctataaATGTATTCAATGTGGGAAAGGTTTTAAAATAA